One window of the Fibrobacter sp. UWR4 genome contains the following:
- a CDS encoding deoxynucleoside kinase: MLTEKGVHFLAIEGVIGVGKSSLAQIIAERWKAVLIEENFAENPFLEKFYQNKEAYAFQTQLFFLLDRHKQLQNSALQSDLFHDLLVSDYTYEKDQIFAAQNLQESEYAMYEQVANTLNKGVPHPDLVVYLQASVPTLLDRIHGRGRAMEKSIEGSYLKALMERYDHHFWNYPYAPVLIINTDHIDFVHNESHLQLVLDAIASCPKQTTYFVPEGK, translated from the coding sequence ATGCTGACTGAAAAAGGCGTTCATTTTTTGGCTATTGAAGGCGTCATTGGCGTCGGCAAGTCCTCCCTGGCGCAGATTATCGCAGAACGTTGGAAGGCTGTACTCATTGAGGAAAACTTTGCCGAGAATCCCTTCCTGGAAAAATTTTATCAGAATAAGGAAGCTTACGCTTTCCAGACCCAGCTGTTTTTCTTGCTGGATCGCCACAAGCAGTTGCAGAACTCCGCCTTGCAGAGTGACCTGTTCCATGACTTGCTGGTAAGTGATTATACCTACGAAAAGGACCAGATCTTTGCTGCCCAGAATTTGCAGGAAAGCGAATATGCTATGTACGAGCAGGTGGCAAATACCTTGAATAAGGGGGTGCCTCATCCGGATCTGGTTGTGTATTTGCAGGCTAGCGTACCTACCTTGCTAGACCGTATTCATGGTCGCGGTCGTGCAATGGAAAAATCCATTGAAGGTTCTTATTTAAAGGCTCTCATGGAGCGTTATGACCATCATTTTTGGAATTATCCCTATGCTCCGGTTTTGATTATTAATACGGATCATATTGATTTTGTCCATAATGAATCTCACTTACAGCTTGTGCTGGATGCTATAGCGTCCTGCCCCAAGCAGACGACATATTTTGTTCCAGAAGGTAAATAA